One genomic segment of Streptomyces sp. RerS4 includes these proteins:
- a CDS encoding penicillin-binding transpeptidase domain-containing protein: MNGVTKGAIVGGVFLAMVGGAGYGVYALVGDETGQGDGATAAKAAPAPKTTGPVTEKEATETAKAFLAAWAAGDDRTAADLTNNAQAAQSAVADYRTKAYVSKAVITPGTPDGATVPFKVEAEVTYEGTTKPLVYDSRLTVVRGAGTGKALVDWQPSVIHPDLRPDEKLRAGTPASPPVKAVDRNGKELTPELYPSLRPVLDSLRKTYGQKTDGTPGIELWIEPAAPAAGGDGQDTAKRTLLTLVEGKAGQIETVLDADVQAAAEKAVASYAEASVVAVQPSTGDILAVANHRRDGFNAAMQGRRAPGSTMKIVTAAMLLDKGLVAADKTAACPPSVSWDGKVFRNLNGFSLDGKPFSTSFARSCNTAFIGLIDDVKDNSALPREAKEVFGIGLDWKTGVPSQDGSVPETSGPAAAAEYIGQGAIQMNPLNIASITATARTGVFRQPVLVKASLDDRPLARATRTLRPGVSAQLTQMMRLTATSGTAAGAMASVPGSDKGAKTGSAEVDGAGSPDSWFTGFNGDVAAAAMVEGGGHGGDAAGPIVARVLSTR, encoded by the coding sequence ATGAACGGGGTGACCAAGGGTGCCATCGTCGGCGGGGTGTTCCTCGCGATGGTCGGTGGGGCCGGGTACGGGGTGTACGCGCTCGTCGGGGACGAGACCGGCCAGGGGGACGGCGCCACCGCCGCCAAGGCCGCGCCCGCGCCGAAGACCACCGGGCCCGTCACCGAGAAGGAGGCGACGGAGACCGCGAAGGCCTTCCTCGCCGCCTGGGCCGCCGGCGACGACCGCACCGCCGCCGACCTGACGAACAACGCGCAGGCCGCGCAATCGGCGGTCGCCGACTACCGGACCAAGGCGTACGTGTCCAAAGCCGTCATCACGCCCGGGACCCCGGACGGCGCCACCGTCCCCTTCAAGGTCGAGGCCGAGGTCACCTACGAGGGCACCACCAAGCCCCTCGTCTACGACTCCCGGCTGACGGTCGTGCGAGGCGCCGGCACCGGCAAGGCGCTCGTCGACTGGCAGCCGTCCGTCATCCACCCCGACCTGCGCCCGGACGAGAAGCTGCGCGCCGGCACCCCGGCGAGCCCGCCCGTCAAGGCGGTCGACCGCAACGGCAAGGAGCTGACGCCCGAGCTGTACCCGTCGCTGCGGCCCGTACTGGACTCGCTGCGCAAGACGTACGGCCAGAAGACGGACGGCACGCCCGGCATCGAGCTGTGGATCGAACCGGCGGCGCCGGCCGCGGGCGGCGACGGCCAGGACACCGCGAAGCGGACCCTGCTGACGCTGGTCGAGGGCAAGGCGGGACAGATCGAGACCGTCCTCGACGCCGACGTACAGGCGGCCGCCGAGAAGGCGGTGGCCTCGTACGCGGAGGCGTCCGTCGTCGCCGTCCAGCCGAGCACCGGCGACATCCTGGCGGTGGCCAACCACCGCCGCGACGGCTTCAACGCCGCGATGCAGGGCCGCCGCGCGCCCGGGTCCACGATGAAGATCGTGACGGCGGCGATGCTGCTCGACAAGGGCCTGGTCGCGGCGGACAAGACGGCGGCGTGTCCGCCCAGCGTGTCCTGGGACGGCAAGGTCTTCCGCAACCTGAACGGCTTCAGCCTGGACGGGAAGCCGTTCTCCACGAGCTTCGCCCGGTCCTGCAACACCGCCTTCATCGGCCTGATCGACGACGTGAAGGACAACTCGGCGCTGCCGAGGGAGGCCAAGGAGGTCTTCGGGATCGGGCTCGACTGGAAGACGGGCGTGCCCTCGCAGGACGGCTCCGTCCCCGAGACGTCCGGGCCGGCCGCCGCGGCCGAGTACATCGGGCAGGGCGCGATCCAGATGAACCCGCTGAACATCGCGTCGATCACGGCGACGGCGCGGACCGGCGTGTTCCGTCAGCCGGTGCTCGTGAAGGCGTCGCTGGACGACCGCCCGCTCGCGCGGGCGACGCGGACGCTGCGGCCGGGTGTGTCGGCGCAGCTGACGCAGATGATGCGGCTGACCGCCACGAGCGGCACCGCCGCCGGGGCGATGGCGTCGGTCCCCGGCTCCGACAAGGGCGCGAAGACGGGTTCGGCGGAGGTGGACGGCGCGGGAAGCCCGGACAGCTGGTTCACCGGGTTCAACGGTGACGTGGCGGCGGCCGCGATGGTCGAAGGCGGCGGCCACGGCGGCGACGCGGCGGGCCCCATCGTCGCCCGCGTCCTGTCCACGCGCTGA
- a CDS encoding YbaK/EbsC family protein, producing MTMSSPAPHPLFAEALTGLGLDGLDVRTFPEGTRTAADAAAAIGCALSQIVKSLVFAADGVPVLVLMDGASRVDVEAVRRELGAERVTRADAALVRETTGYAIGGVPPFGHRTRTRVLADRSLLAHDVVWAAAGTPHTVFPMPPAELIDHADAALADVREDTP from the coding sequence ATGACGATGTCCTCCCCCGCCCCGCATCCGCTCTTCGCCGAGGCCCTCACCGGGCTCGGCCTCGACGGGCTCGACGTCCGAACCTTCCCCGAGGGGACCCGTACCGCCGCCGACGCCGCGGCGGCGATCGGCTGCGCGCTGAGCCAGATCGTGAAGTCGTTGGTCTTCGCCGCCGACGGGGTCCCCGTGCTGGTGCTGATGGACGGCGCGTCCCGCGTCGACGTGGAGGCCGTCCGCCGCGAACTCGGGGCCGAACGGGTGACCCGCGCCGACGCCGCGCTCGTCCGCGAGACGACCGGCTACGCCATCGGCGGGGTCCCGCCCTTCGGCCACCGCACCCGCACCCGGGTGTTGGCGGACCGGTCCCTCCTGGCGCACGACGTGGTGTGGGCGGCGGCCGGCACGCCGCACACGGTGTTCCCCATGCCCCCGGCCGAGCTCATCGACCACGCGGACGCGGCCCTGGCCGACGTACGCGAGGACACCCCCTAG
- a CDS encoding serine hydrolase domain-containing protein, which translates to MDIQGVVAEGFEPVKDAFQRNFEVLGDRGAAVAVYRDGRKVVDLWAGAKDADGDAARDPWTEDTAQIVRSATKGVAAAVPLLLHQRGLLDLDAPVGAYWPEFKAGGKDRALVRHLLAHQAGVPALDRGLSAAEAADGTSGAHAIAAQRAFWEPGTEHGYHAQTFSWLLSELVLRATGRTVGGFLAEEIAEPLGLDFWIGLPDAEVHRVGRVAPVEPPQGAGSLRTRPRRNVSEAYADPDSLTRRAFAAIDPLPDENDPAYRAAELPASAGIGTARALARFYAATIGVVEDGARIFTPATTALAGRELAAGPDRVLVVNTRFGPGYMLHGPASPLLSPTSFGHPGRGGSLAFADPEAGIGFGYVTNALAKSVTADPRAQALVRAVRASLV; encoded by the coding sequence GTGGACATCCAGGGTGTGGTCGCAGAGGGCTTCGAGCCGGTCAAGGACGCTTTCCAGCGCAACTTCGAGGTGCTCGGCGACCGGGGCGCGGCCGTCGCCGTGTACCGCGACGGCCGCAAGGTCGTCGACCTGTGGGCCGGCGCCAAGGACGCCGACGGTGACGCCGCGCGCGACCCCTGGACCGAGGACACCGCGCAGATCGTCCGCTCCGCCACCAAGGGCGTCGCCGCCGCCGTGCCGCTGCTGCTGCACCAGCGCGGGCTGCTGGACCTGGACGCGCCCGTGGGGGCGTACTGGCCCGAGTTCAAGGCGGGCGGCAAGGACCGGGCCCTGGTCCGCCACCTGCTCGCGCACCAGGCCGGCGTCCCCGCCCTCGACCGGGGGCTGAGCGCCGCCGAGGCCGCCGACGGCACCTCCGGGGCGCACGCGATCGCGGCGCAGCGGGCCTTCTGGGAGCCGGGCACGGAGCACGGCTACCACGCGCAGACCTTCAGCTGGCTGCTGTCCGAGCTGGTGCTGCGGGCGACCGGGCGGACGGTGGGCGGTTTCCTGGCCGAGGAGATCGCCGAGCCGCTGGGGCTCGACTTCTGGATCGGCCTGCCGGACGCCGAGGTGCACCGGGTGGGCCGGGTGGCGCCCGTCGAGCCGCCGCAGGGCGCGGGCTCGCTGAGGACGAGGCCGAGGCGAAACGTTTCGGAGGCGTACGCCGACCCGGACTCCCTCACCCGCCGCGCCTTCGCCGCCATCGACCCGCTGCCCGACGAGAACGACCCCGCCTACCGGGCCGCCGAACTCCCCGCCTCCGCCGGCATCGGCACGGCGCGCGCCCTGGCCCGCTTCTACGCCGCCACGATCGGGGTCGTCGAGGACGGCGCCCGCATCTTCACCCCGGCGACCACGGCGCTCGCCGGCCGCGAGCTGGCGGCCGGCCCCGACCGGGTGCTCGTCGTGAACACCCGCTTCGGCCCCGGCTACATGCTGCACGGACCGGCGTCGCCGCTGCTGTCCCCGACGTCGTTCGGCCACCCGGGGCGCGGCGGCTCGCTGGCGTTCGCGGACCCGGAGGCGGGCATCGGCTTCGGCTACGTCACCAACGCCCTGGCCAAGTCGGTCACCGCCGACCCGCGCGCCCAAGCCCTGGTCCGGGCGGTACGGGCGAGCCTGGTCTAG
- a CDS encoding ABC transporter ATP-binding protein, with product MTAPSATPAAPVPSLEVSGVAYAYPDGHQALFGVDLTVGQGERVALLGPNGAGKTTLVLHLNGILGGGVGTVTVAGLPVEKRHLAEIRRRVGIVFQDPDDQLFMPTVREDVAFGPAAAGLRGAELEARVREALEQVGMADYADRPPHHLSFGQRRRVAVATVLAMRPEILVLDEPSSNLDPASRRELADILRALDVTVLMVTHDLPYALELCPRSVILSEGVIAADGPTRDLLCDEELMGAHRLELPFGFDPRAVAASTVRTGTGTGAA from the coding sequence GTGACCGCTCCCTCCGCCACCCCCGCCGCGCCCGTCCCCTCCCTGGAGGTGTCCGGCGTCGCCTACGCCTACCCCGACGGCCACCAGGCCCTCTTCGGGGTCGACCTCACCGTCGGACAGGGCGAACGCGTCGCCCTCCTCGGCCCCAACGGCGCCGGCAAGACCACCCTCGTCCTGCACCTCAACGGCATTCTCGGCGGCGGCGTCGGCACCGTCACCGTCGCCGGGCTGCCCGTCGAGAAGCGCCACCTCGCCGAGATCCGCCGGCGCGTCGGGATCGTCTTCCAGGACCCCGACGACCAGCTGTTCATGCCGACCGTCCGCGAGGACGTCGCCTTCGGCCCGGCCGCCGCCGGACTGCGCGGCGCCGAGCTGGAGGCGCGCGTACGCGAAGCCCTCGAACAGGTGGGCATGGCCGACTACGCCGACCGGCCGCCGCACCACCTCTCATTCGGGCAGCGCCGCCGGGTGGCGGTGGCGACCGTACTGGCGATGCGCCCCGAGATCCTCGTCCTCGACGAACCGTCCTCCAACCTGGACCCCGCCTCGCGGCGCGAGCTCGCCGACATCCTGCGCGCGCTGGACGTCACCGTCCTGATGGTCACGCACGACCTGCCCTACGCGCTCGAACTGTGCCCGCGCTCGGTGATCCTCAGCGAGGGCGTCATCGCCGCCGACGGCCCCACCCGCGACCTCCTGTGCGACGAGGAGCTGATGGGCGCGCACCGCCTGGAGCTGCCCTTCGGCTTCGACCCGCGCGCGGTCGCGGCGTCGACCGTACGGACCGGGACCGGGACCGGCGCGGCATAA
- the cbiQ gene encoding cobalt ECF transporter T component CbiQ: MGAGHAHRLYRHGHSPVHGLPPHCKIAATFAFVIVVVSTPREAMWAFGLYAVLIAAVAAAARVPAGFLLRRLLIEVPFVAFAVLMPFVAEGERVDVLGMSLSVSGLWGAWNVLAKGTLGVAASVVLASTTELRALILGLQRLKLPPLLVQIASFMIRYGDVITGELRRMSIARRSRGFEARGIRHWGVLAKTAGALFIRSYERGERVYLAMVSRGYAGSMPVIDDVAATRAQWAYAAVLPVTALAVCLMGWTL; this comes from the coding sequence ATGGGAGCGGGTCACGCGCACCGGCTCTACCGGCACGGGCACTCGCCGGTCCACGGGCTGCCGCCCCACTGCAAGATCGCCGCGACCTTCGCCTTCGTCATCGTCGTCGTCTCCACGCCGCGCGAGGCCATGTGGGCCTTCGGCCTCTACGCCGTCCTCATCGCCGCCGTCGCGGCGGCGGCCCGCGTCCCCGCCGGCTTCCTGCTGCGCCGGCTGCTCATCGAGGTGCCGTTCGTCGCCTTCGCCGTGCTCATGCCCTTCGTGGCCGAGGGCGAGCGGGTCGACGTACTCGGCATGTCGCTGAGCGTCTCGGGTCTGTGGGGCGCCTGGAACGTCCTGGCCAAGGGCACCCTCGGCGTGGCCGCCTCCGTCGTCCTGGCCTCCACCACCGAACTGCGCGCCCTGATCCTGGGCCTCCAGCGGCTCAAGCTGCCGCCGCTGCTGGTGCAGATCGCCTCCTTCATGATCCGCTACGGCGACGTGATCACCGGCGAGCTGCGCCGGATGTCCATCGCCCGCCGCTCACGCGGCTTCGAGGCACGCGGCATCCGCCACTGGGGCGTGCTGGCCAAGACCGCCGGCGCCCTCTTCATCCGCTCCTACGAACGCGGCGAGCGGGTCTACCTCGCGATGGTCAGCCGCGGCTACGCCGGCTCCATGCCGGTGATCGACGACGTCGCGGCCACCCGCGCCCAGTGGGCGTACGCGGCCGTGCTCCCGGTGACGGCGCTCGCCGTCTGTCTGATGGGATGGACGCTGTGA
- a CDS encoding energy-coupling factor ABC transporter permease, producing the protein MHVPDGFINAPVSAAAAVVAAGAVAVSLRGARRELDERTAPLAGLVAAFIFAVQMLNFPVAAGTSGHLLGGALAAILVGPYTGVLCVSVVLLMQGILFADGGLTALGVNISVMGVVTVVVAYAVFRGLLKVLPRTRGSVTAAAFAGALLSVPGAAAAFTALYAIGGTTDVAIGKVFTAMVGVHVLIGIGEAFITAATVGAVIAVRPDLVHGARGLTAPLKLRVGGELIDAPAASPAAAPAGARSTRPVWITGLVAALVLAGFVSFYASASPDGLEKVAADQGIDAKVEEHAAADSPLADYSVKDVDDARLSGGLAGVIGVGATVVVGTGVFWAVRRRRAEAAAPAAGAPASR; encoded by the coding sequence ATGCACGTGCCCGACGGATTCATCAACGCGCCCGTCTCGGCGGCCGCCGCAGTGGTGGCCGCCGGCGCCGTCGCCGTCAGCCTGCGCGGCGCCCGCAGGGAGCTCGACGAGCGCACCGCTCCGCTGGCCGGTCTCGTCGCCGCCTTCATCTTCGCCGTGCAGATGCTGAACTTCCCCGTCGCCGCCGGCACCAGCGGCCACCTCCTCGGAGGGGCGCTGGCCGCGATACTCGTCGGTCCGTACACGGGTGTGCTGTGCGTCTCCGTCGTCCTGCTGATGCAGGGCATCCTCTTCGCCGACGGCGGCCTCACCGCCCTCGGCGTCAACATCAGCGTGATGGGCGTCGTCACCGTCGTCGTCGCCTACGCCGTCTTCCGCGGCCTCCTCAAGGTGCTGCCGCGCACCCGCGGCTCGGTCACCGCCGCCGCCTTCGCCGGCGCCCTGCTCTCCGTGCCCGGCGCCGCCGCCGCCTTCACCGCGCTCTACGCGATCGGCGGCACGACCGACGTGGCCATCGGCAAGGTGTTCACCGCCATGGTCGGCGTGCACGTCCTCATCGGCATCGGCGAGGCCTTCATCACCGCCGCCACCGTCGGCGCCGTGATCGCCGTACGCCCCGACCTCGTGCACGGCGCGCGCGGGCTGACCGCACCGCTGAAGCTGCGCGTCGGCGGCGAACTGATCGACGCGCCGGCCGCGTCCCCGGCCGCCGCCCCCGCCGGCGCCCGCTCCACCCGTCCCGTGTGGATCACCGGCCTCGTCGCCGCCCTGGTCCTCGCCGGGTTCGTCTCCTTCTACGCCTCCGCCAGCCCCGACGGCCTGGAGAAGGTCGCCGCCGACCAGGGCATCGACGCCAAGGTCGAGGAGCACGCCGCCGCCGACTCCCCGCTCGCCGACTACAGCGTCAAGGACGTGGACGACGCCCGCCTGTCCGGGGGCCTCGCCGGCGTCATCGGCGTCGGGGCGACCGTCGTCGTCGGGACCGGGGTCTTCTGGGCCGTACGCCGCCGCCGCGCCGAGGCCGCCGCCCCCGCGGCCGGCGCTCCCGCGTCCCGCTGA
- a CDS encoding SsgA family sporulation/cell division regulator, which produces MSATAENPPSTTVPSAVEERVLARVITDDPLYRAIPVALRFRPEEPLAVRIVFPAELSPEGTDNEWVFPRALLEAGLLAPTGTGDVRVWPCGRVQAIVEFHSPEGVAVIQFDIASLRRFLRRTYAAATRPA; this is translated from the coding sequence ATGTCAGCGACCGCCGAGAATCCACCGTCCACGACCGTTCCCAGCGCCGTCGAGGAGCGGGTACTGGCCCGCGTGATCACCGACGACCCTCTCTACCGGGCCATTCCGGTGGCCCTGCGCTTCAGGCCCGAGGAGCCGCTGGCCGTCCGGATCGTCTTCCCCGCCGAGCTGTCGCCCGAGGGCACCGACAACGAATGGGTCTTCCCCCGCGCCCTCCTGGAGGCCGGCCTGTTGGCCCCGACGGGCACCGGCGACGTACGCGTCTGGCCGTGCGGCCGGGTCCAGGCCATCGTGGAGTTCCACTCCCCCGAGGGGGTCGCCGTCATCCAGTTCGACATCGCCTCGCTACGCCGCTTCCTGCGCCGTACGTACGCCGCCGCCACCCGACCGGCGTAA